ACTCGATGGCCGAGTCGATCTGCAGCTGGTTCGCTTCCTTCTCTTCCTTCGAGATGGCGCCCGAGTTGGCCGCCTCGACGACGAGGGCCTTGATGGAGTTGAGCAGGTCGGAGACCTCGGCGAGCGCGCCCTCGGCCGTCGCGATGACGCCGCTTGCTCGCTCGGAGTTCTTGATGCCCTGGTCGATGCCGGCGATCTCGGTGCGCAGTCGCTCCGAGACGATGAGGCCGGCCGGGTCGTCGGCGCCGCGGTTGAGGCGCAGACCGGTGGAGAGGCGTTGCAGTCGGACCTGGAGATCGGTCTGAGACCGCTGCAGGTTCCGCTGGGCGATGAGACTCGAGATGTTTGTCTGTATACGGGCCATGGCAATCCTCCGTGATTGCGTCGGGCTTGCCCGTGGGGATCAACCCCCGCGTCGGGCTGCGTCCCCAAGCGTCAGGCGGTTCGCAACTCGTGCGACTGCGGTGCGGATGTACCGGCCGATCCCTGCGCTCCTCGCGCAGCGTCGGCCCCGCTCTGGTTGGTCGAGATGTTCGTCAGCGTCTTGCCCCCTGCGAGGGCTCCGACGCCTGTGCGCGGGCCCCGCTGGGGGCCGGCGGAAATCTGGTTCAGCGCGCTCAGCTCGCCCCCGGTCAGCCCGGCGGCTCGCTCGTTCTCGGTCCGGATCGCCTCGTACACCTCTTTGCGGTGCACCGCGATCTTCGCCGGGGCGCTGATGCCCAGACGGACCTTGTCGCCGCGGATATCCACGACCGTGATCTCGATCTCGTCGCCGATCATGATCGTTTCGTCGCG
This Phycisphaeraceae bacterium DNA region includes the following protein-coding sequences:
- the csrA gene encoding carbon storage regulator CsrA, encoding MLVLSRQRDETIMIGDEIEITVVDIRGDKVRLGISAPAKIAVHRKEVYEAIRTENERAAGLTGGELSALNQISAGPQRGPRTGVGALAGGKTLTNISTNQSGADAARGAQGSAGTSAPQSHELRTA